In Moorella sp. Hama-1, a single genomic region encodes these proteins:
- a CDS encoding IS1634 family transposase — protein sequence MPVAIDNMRFFRAGPAALIARLCDVLKITEIIDAVVEWDPVQCHLSPGTRVKALIINLLVDREALYHVERFFENQDLEVLFGTEQQIRAEDFNDDALGRALDKLFASGQLKKLFSSIALTAAATHNVPIEGIHVDTTSISVQGAYEGEGDLDITFGFSKDHRPDLKQFLIGLTVNKDGLPILGQSLDGNTSDKSWYPQVIEELVQNFSPAKLKEIIFVADCALVTKDNLALLVQEEENKPALQFISLLPENFGLNKEIKAEAFHTGAWQEIGNLSQKEDAARYKSQSFVREIDGKDFRLIVVHSTTLDKRKEKSLLKKWAKQKETLAKAARELSRRPFACDADARKAIELFCQEYRHQPFIFKGTVTEEIESSYAKRGRPKKEEQPQNTVVYHAYIQVDEDPEAMAQEKDLASTFVLITNLMDTAAYPDGEVLKEYKEQNAVERQFRFLKQPVLLGPIFLKNKDRVEAMSFVFQLALLVAAYLEYRVRKNLEQQEAPLILPGKRKSTNPTARALLEMFDYLLVVKQGPDRALINYHGSEVIRALELAGFGKEIYLFPPSGGG from the coding sequence ATGCCCGTAGCCATCGATAATATGCGCTTCTTCCGGGCCGGTCCCGCAGCCCTGATCGCCAGGCTATGTGACGTCCTAAAGATAACAGAAATCATTGATGCCGTAGTCGAATGGGACCCGGTCCAGTGCCATCTTTCCCCGGGCACTCGGGTTAAGGCGCTGATCATTAATCTCCTAGTAGACCGGGAGGCCCTTTATCATGTCGAGCGCTTTTTTGAGAACCAGGACCTGGAGGTCTTGTTTGGAACTGAGCAACAGATCCGGGCTGAAGATTTTAACGACGACGCCTTGGGTCGGGCCCTGGATAAACTCTTCGCCAGCGGCCAGTTAAAGAAGTTGTTCTCCAGCATTGCCTTAACTGCCGCCGCAACTCACAACGTGCCTATCGAAGGCATCCACGTCGATACTACCTCCATTTCCGTGCAGGGAGCCTATGAGGGTGAAGGAGATTTAGATATCACCTTCGGTTTTAGCAAAGATCATCGCCCCGACCTCAAGCAGTTTCTCATCGGTTTAACCGTAAACAAGGACGGGTTACCCATTTTAGGTCAGAGCCTGGACGGCAATACGAGTGATAAGTCCTGGTATCCTCAGGTTATTGAGGAATTGGTGCAAAACTTCAGCCCGGCAAAGCTTAAAGAGATCATCTTTGTGGCGGACTGCGCCCTGGTAACCAAGGATAACCTGGCGCTGCTGGTCCAGGAGGAAGAAAACAAACCAGCCCTCCAATTCATCTCCCTGTTACCGGAGAACTTTGGCCTTAACAAGGAGATCAAAGCCGAGGCCTTTCACACCGGCGCCTGGCAGGAGATCGGGAATTTAAGCCAGAAGGAAGACGCCGCCAGGTATAAAAGCCAGAGCTTTGTCCGGGAAATAGACGGCAAGGACTTCCGGTTAATCGTAGTTCACTCCACGACCTTGGATAAACGCAAAGAGAAGAGCCTCTTAAAAAAGTGGGCCAAGCAAAAGGAAACTTTAGCAAAGGCCGCCCGGGAACTCTCCCGGCGTCCCTTCGCCTGTGATGCCGATGCCAGGAAAGCCATAGAGCTCTTCTGCCAGGAATACCGCCACCAACCTTTCATCTTCAAGGGTACAGTTACTGAAGAGATAGAGAGCAGCTATGCCAAACGGGGGCGGCCCAAGAAAGAAGAGCAGCCCCAGAACACAGTTGTTTACCATGCCTACATCCAGGTAGATGAAGATCCGGAAGCAATGGCCCAGGAGAAGGACCTGGCTTCCACCTTCGTCCTTATTACCAATCTCATGGATACCGCAGCCTACCCCGACGGGGAAGTGCTCAAGGAGTATAAGGAACAGAACGCTGTCGAGAGGCAGTTCCGTTTTCTTAAACAGCCGGTCCTCCTGGGGCCTATCTTTCTCAAAAACAAGGACCGGGTAGAAGCCATGTCCTTCGTCTTTCAGTTAGCCCTTCTGGTGGCAGCTTACCTGGAGTATCGGGTTAGAAAAAATCTGGAGCAACAAGAGGCTCCTTTAATCCTGCCGGGCAAGAGGAAAAGTACTAACCCTACGGCCCGGGCACTCCTGGAGATGTTTGATTATCTCCTGGTAGTTAAACAAGGTCCGGACAGGGCGTTAATCAATTACCACGGTTCGGAGGTGATTAGAGCCCTTGAACTCGCGGGGTTCGGTAAGGAAATCTACCTTTTCCCACCTAGCGGTGGTGGGTAG
- a CDS encoding extracellular solute-binding protein → MIRKFRRLILLTLLVFATGVLLSGCGGEKKNSTEGQQNLSGTQLSFLMLGNYKGDTAAKLIPQFEKETGIKVKMDLVPLNNLFDKMSVALASKSGSYDVLFIDEPYIPALAQYLLPLDDFIKRDNLDPKQFIPTTWAAGAYQGKQYAIPVDANVPILFYRKDIFEEKGLKPPKTWSEAYELAKKLNDPGKDFYGYAIAGKKDIQTGINATMFLWSWGGEVLDSNNNFGFASDAGVAALNHYKKMTEVAPPGVLGYTLTEVNSAMQQGKVAMIHNWCSVSVDLTNPNKSKVADKIGFAVLPAEKQFAPMRGVWTIGIAKDSKKAEAAWKFVKWLTSKPAQMVWNAGGATTPTRYDILQDPEYQKKFPWIPVVLQSLEKAKSRPRISNWNSMQELIDTMASEVLSGQISPEEAGKKYSILVAENVKK, encoded by the coding sequence ATGATACGTAAATTCCGGAGGTTAATATTACTGACTTTACTTGTTTTTGCAACAGGAGTTTTACTTTCCGGGTGTGGGGGTGAGAAGAAGAATAGTACAGAAGGACAACAAAACCTGAGCGGCACCCAATTAAGTTTTCTAATGTTAGGGAATTATAAAGGGGACACAGCAGCTAAATTGATTCCCCAATTCGAAAAGGAAACAGGTATTAAAGTAAAAATGGATTTAGTTCCTCTCAATAATTTATTTGATAAAATGAGCGTCGCTTTGGCAAGCAAATCGGGTAGCTATGATGTACTTTTTATTGATGAACCCTATATTCCTGCTTTAGCACAATACTTGTTACCTCTAGATGATTTTATAAAACGCGATAATCTAGATCCTAAACAATTTATCCCTACTACGTGGGCAGCCGGCGCGTATCAGGGTAAACAATATGCTATCCCGGTCGATGCTAATGTTCCTATCCTTTTTTACCGTAAAGATATATTTGAAGAAAAAGGACTAAAGCCACCTAAGACCTGGTCAGAAGCGTATGAGCTTGCAAAGAAATTAAACGACCCGGGTAAAGATTTTTATGGTTATGCTATAGCCGGGAAAAAGGATATCCAAACTGGTATCAACGCCACGATGTTTCTCTGGTCATGGGGAGGTGAGGTCTTGGATTCAAATAATAATTTTGGTTTTGCTAGTGATGCAGGTGTAGCGGCATTAAATCATTATAAAAAGATGACTGAAGTTGCCCCTCCGGGCGTCCTAGGCTATACTTTGACTGAGGTTAATTCGGCCATGCAACAGGGAAAAGTGGCTATGATTCACAACTGGTGTTCTGTAAGTGTAGATCTAACTAACCCCAATAAATCAAAAGTAGCTGATAAAATCGGTTTTGCGGTGTTGCCAGCTGAAAAACAATTTGCACCCATGCGCGGTGTATGGACAATTGGAATTGCGAAAGATAGTAAAAAAGCAGAGGCGGCCTGGAAATTTGTCAAGTGGCTTACAAGCAAGCCTGCCCAGATGGTGTGGAATGCAGGAGGGGCTACAACTCCAACTCGCTATGATATTCTGCAAGATCCTGAATACCAGAAAAAATTCCCTTGGATACCGGTAGTACTCCAGTCTCTTGAAAAAGCCAAAAGTAGGCCAAGAATATCCAATTGGAATTCTATGCAAGAGTTGATTGATACTATGGCTTCTGAAGTGTTATCTGGCCAGATTTCCCCCGAAGAAGCAGGGAAAAAATATAGTATTCTTGTAGCAGAAAACGTTAAAAAATAA
- a CDS encoding carbohydrate ABC transporter permease: protein MKLQRGLSSWLDRKIAQLFIAPALLVTIATMILPLLYSMWLSFFNYSLLDVNNMQFVGIRNYIDLLANQFFKNSVAITAVYAAIATSIEAVLGMVFALLVNKMVKGQGVIRILVLIPMFITPVVVALIWRFLFHPELGFINYFLGTIGLNSKLTWLGDPRLALTSTILVDIWRGTPFMFLMFLAGIQSLPDDVYEAADIDGANSWTKFRYVTLPLLSPIILVSLIIRGMDALREFDTLFILTGGGPGNKTEVISLLAYRITFKNLDFGMGAAVSYAIFVLTVILCIVFVRYLQKLQVE from the coding sequence ATGAAGTTGCAAAGAGGACTGTCTAGCTGGTTAGACCGGAAAATAGCTCAACTGTTTATTGCACCAGCCTTATTGGTGACAATTGCTACCATGATTTTACCTCTTCTATATTCTATGTGGTTAAGCTTCTTCAACTATAGTCTTTTAGACGTTAATAACATGCAATTTGTTGGAATACGTAACTATATTGACTTGTTGGCTAACCAATTCTTTAAAAACTCAGTAGCAATCACGGCGGTATACGCCGCGATTGCTACCTCTATCGAGGCAGTTCTAGGGATGGTTTTTGCCCTGCTGGTCAATAAGATGGTGAAAGGGCAGGGAGTTATCCGCATTTTAGTGCTTATCCCCATGTTTATTACACCTGTAGTAGTAGCATTGATATGGCGTTTTTTGTTTCATCCAGAACTGGGATTCATTAATTACTTTTTGGGTACTATCGGACTAAATAGTAAGCTCACTTGGCTTGGGGACCCACGCTTGGCTTTAACCTCGACGATCCTTGTAGACATTTGGCGCGGTACTCCTTTTATGTTCCTCATGTTCCTCGCTGGTATCCAGTCATTGCCTGATGATGTTTATGAAGCAGCAGATATAGATGGGGCTAACTCTTGGACGAAGTTTAGATATGTGACCCTGCCGTTATTGTCCCCGATTATTCTAGTGTCATTAATAATCCGCGGCATGGACGCTTTAAGGGAATTTGACACCTTGTTCATACTCACCGGTGGCGGGCCTGGTAATAAGACCGAAGTAATTTCGCTACTTGCATACCGTATAACTTTCAAAAATCTGGACTTTGGCATGGGGGCTGCCGTATCTTATGCCATATTCGTGCTTACTGTTATTCTTTGCATTGTCTTCGTACGTTACCTACAAAAATTGCAAGTCGAGTGA
- a CDS encoding ABC transporter ATP-binding protein — translation MAGVLLEEVVKRFGELTVVKGINLEIKDGEFLVLVGPSGCGKSTTLRMIAGLEDISEGNIYIGEKRVNDLPPKDRDIAMVFQNYALYPHMNVYDNMSFGLRLRKLPREEIKRRVEEAANMLGISHLLQRKPRELSGGQRQRVALGRAIVREPQAFLMDEPLSNLDAKLRVQMRVELEKLHSRLKTTIIYVTHDQVEAMTLGERIVIMNEGLIQQVGTPEEVYNSPANMFVAGFIGSPPMNFIGGRLLREKEKLFFANQGLNINLSEIDFKRINEIKNEDVVLGIRPEDILISENEKEGGMAARVELVESVGSESYIYLDQNGFGITVRAGRNIKFRRGENVKLYFNPTTIHLFDRTSGQAFI, via the coding sequence ATGGCTGGTGTCCTATTAGAAGAAGTTGTCAAACGCTTCGGCGAACTTACAGTGGTAAAAGGTATTAACTTAGAAATTAAGGATGGAGAATTTTTAGTACTTGTTGGACCATCGGGGTGTGGCAAATCTACAACTTTGCGCATGATTGCCGGATTAGAAGATATAAGTGAAGGAAATATCTATATTGGCGAAAAGCGAGTCAATGATTTACCCCCAAAAGACCGCGACATTGCCATGGTATTTCAAAACTACGCCCTTTATCCTCATATGAACGTTTATGACAATATGTCTTTTGGCTTACGTCTGCGCAAGTTGCCACGGGAGGAAATTAAGCGACGCGTGGAAGAAGCAGCTAATATGCTTGGCATTAGCCATTTACTGCAAAGAAAGCCACGTGAACTTTCAGGGGGGCAGCGTCAACGAGTGGCTTTAGGGCGAGCCATTGTCCGGGAACCCCAGGCGTTTTTAATGGATGAGCCACTTTCAAATTTAGATGCCAAACTTAGAGTACAGATGCGTGTAGAATTGGAAAAATTGCATTCCCGGTTAAAAACAACTATTATTTACGTTACCCATGATCAAGTTGAAGCCATGACTTTAGGTGAGAGGATTGTCATCATGAACGAAGGGTTAATCCAGCAAGTGGGTACCCCAGAAGAAGTATACAATTCACCTGCCAACATGTTTGTAGCCGGTTTTATCGGTTCACCGCCTATGAATTTTATCGGAGGGCGATTATTAAGGGAGAAAGAAAAGTTATTTTTCGCTAACCAGGGTTTAAATATTAACTTGAGTGAAATTGACTTTAAACGTATAAATGAAATTAAAAATGAAGATGTAGTGCTGGGTATTCGACCGGAAGATATTTTAATAAGTGAAAATGAAAAGGAGGGGGGTATGGCAGCACGGGTAGAACTGGTAGAATCTGTCGGATCGGAATCCTACATTTACCTTGACCAAAATGGGTTCGGCATTACAGTAAGGGCCGGGCGTAATATTAAGTTCAGACGGGGTGAAAATGTGAAGCTGTATTTTAACCCAACTACTATCCACTTGTTTGATAGGACTAGTGGCCAAGCTTTTATCTAG
- a CDS encoding stalk domain-containing protein: MLKTRQKWLSIVLAVMFLFTLVPFGAHPALANTQYQTITAIPSFDPGKDEAKNLNLATVYIKIDPALADAEGEAIVEVLDSEGSKLDIKSVDFEGISGSNVSVADATYNPGDKYAKLKVKAGSATAKSELTLKLAVDAKDAAAGDVQVRFSNASGILENGSVVAAVAKGAGVEVSVDKVVAIGDGGGDVTFTVQENTLYGLDNTVGKNTVKFKLPNGFTWKDGSGSVKLVSGQLVDSSGTTITDSNISTVFKVYEDERELQVKVLKGFSYAKDSSSKIRLEVSGTIKVDTSVAKYGDVTVTLGGESTVTPSDVVVANYGDYSASLKSIEVKSIQPGQFDQEIGKFAIEEALPGSLVADRTIELTLPENVKWEQYPKFSSGDSKNVGSFKIDDFEAVGTSGRTIKAKITTASSGTKPTEIVFKDGKVTAAADFTGKIELTVGGSAGVTGTVVVAEAKAPVTASASSTPSVIIGERGQAAGDLMITESAAEVFQKDLDASDMLIDGASKKLDSDPGYLVIKAPAGVRFDVTPTVTVSDGDLEIDTVQRYSDDNMVKIKIKSQSAKASTIKISNIKLTVDRTVPVGDLELKIGGTALVENSMDGFFPDNEWIAKASVAKVITPPPTETQATVKFVIGDKNYNVNGVDYTMDVAPYVDSGRTFVPIRYLANALGVNPENIYFNNDTQSAILLKDGTSVEFTIGSNIMKLGSVSIPMDVAAQVVNGRIMLPARYVANAFGYYNVGYDEATQTVTISK, translated from the coding sequence TTGTTAAAAACGAGGCAGAAATGGCTTTCAATTGTCCTTGCAGTGATGTTTCTCTTCACCTTGGTGCCTTTCGGCGCCCATCCTGCCTTGGCGAATACCCAGTACCAGACTATAACCGCAATCCCGAGCTTTGATCCCGGCAAAGATGAGGCCAAGAATTTAAATCTGGCGACAGTTTACATTAAAATCGACCCGGCCCTGGCCGATGCGGAGGGCGAGGCCATCGTCGAGGTTTTAGATTCTGAAGGCTCGAAACTCGACATTAAAAGCGTAGATTTCGAGGGGATAAGTGGAAGTAATGTCTCTGTTGCTGATGCAACGTATAATCCAGGTGATAAATATGCAAAATTAAAGGTTAAAGCAGGGAGTGCGACAGCTAAGAGCGAGCTCACCCTTAAATTGGCAGTCGACGCAAAAGACGCTGCCGCCGGCGATGTCCAAGTCCGCTTTTCCAACGCGAGCGGCATTCTGGAGAACGGTTCCGTTGTGGCCGCGGTGGCTAAAGGCGCCGGTGTAGAAGTGTCTGTTGACAAGGTTGTCGCCATTGGTGACGGCGGCGGTGATGTTACTTTTACCGTGCAGGAAAATACCCTCTACGGCCTGGACAACACTGTAGGGAAGAATACCGTTAAATTTAAGCTGCCCAACGGTTTTACTTGGAAAGATGGTAGCGGTAGCGTGAAGCTGGTAAGCGGCCAGTTGGTAGATAGTAGTGGCACTACCATCACTGATTCTAATATATCTACCGTCTTCAAGGTATACGAAGACGAGAGAGAACTGCAAGTGAAGGTGCTAAAAGGGTTTTCTTACGCCAAAGATTCCTCTTCCAAAATCCGCCTCGAAGTCAGTGGTACGATTAAAGTTGACACCAGTGTGGCCAAGTACGGCGACGTAACGGTTACCTTGGGCGGCGAATCCACTGTTACCCCCAGTGACGTTGTTGTGGCCAACTATGGCGACTATAGTGCTTCCCTGAAATCCATAGAGGTTAAAAGCATTCAGCCTGGACAGTTTGACCAGGAGATTGGCAAATTTGCCATCGAAGAGGCTTTGCCGGGCTCTCTCGTAGCTGACAGGACCATTGAGCTCACCTTACCTGAAAACGTCAAGTGGGAGCAGTACCCGAAGTTTTCCAGCGGTGATTCCAAGAACGTAGGGTCGTTTAAAATCGACGACTTTGAAGCTGTGGGTACTAGCGGCCGTACAATTAAGGCTAAAATAACGACGGCTAGCTCCGGCACAAAACCCACAGAGATCGTCTTTAAGGACGGCAAGGTTACAGCGGCGGCCGACTTTACTGGCAAGATCGAGTTGACTGTCGGCGGCTCTGCTGGTGTTACCGGGACGGTCGTAGTTGCTGAAGCGAAGGCCCCGGTGACCGCAAGTGCTTCCAGCACTCCCAGTGTGATCATCGGCGAACGTGGCCAGGCTGCTGGTGACCTTATGATTACCGAGAGCGCTGCCGAAGTTTTCCAGAAAGACCTGGATGCTTCAGATATGCTAATTGATGGCGCATCTAAGAAACTAGATTCCGATCCCGGTTACCTAGTTATAAAAGCTCCAGCGGGTGTACGTTTCGACGTGACCCCGACGGTTACCGTGAGCGATGGCGATCTGGAGATTGATACTGTCCAACGGTACAGCGATGATAACATGGTTAAGATTAAGATTAAGAGCCAGAGCGCCAAAGCCAGCACCATAAAGATCAGTAACATCAAGCTTACCGTGGACCGTACCGTCCCCGTGGGCGACCTGGAACTTAAGATCGGCGGTACAGCCCTGGTCGAGAATAGTATGGATGGCTTCTTCCCCGACAATGAATGGATAGCCAAAGCTTCCGTGGCTAAAGTCATCACACCACCTCCGACCGAAACCCAGGCCACTGTCAAATTCGTTATTGGGGACAAAAACTACAACGTGAACGGCGTCGATTACACAATGGACGTAGCGCCTTACGTTGACAGTGGCAGGACTTTCGTGCCTATTCGCTACTTGGCCAATGCCTTAGGCGTAAATCCTGAGAACATCTACTTCAACAACGACACACAAAGCGCCATCTTACTGAAAGATGGTACGTCAGTTGAATTTACCATTGGCAGCAATATAATGAAACTGGGCAGCGTCAGCATCCCCATGGATGTAGCCGCCCAAGTGGTTAATGGTCGCATCATGCTCCCGGCACGTTACGTAGCTAACGCTTTTGGATATTACAACGTTGGCTATGACGAGGCCACGCAGACCGTAACCATCAGCAAATAA
- a CDS encoding TolC family protein: protein MRKLNLLLLALFLSYSMVFPAAATAADGKVQKITLQEAVEMALQHDQGVKKAEVEVRSTEALRDNVADNVKSIPPQGWAAPDPVTATKVQATWVNLLSSDLAWRMSKKNLEATRDTLVLKVCKSYWDVQVAQEKLSLQEKLMQQAIKKLQEARAGQRAGTLSPAEIVMAEAQWEQAKKNYEAARQNLNDAYNTFNNMVDLLPDERPLLVDTPDYQPLNINSLDAEVDRVLTESPAVWAAKQQIDIKKWASDIIYDGQGNVIPYKSRQAEVEAAEYDYASAKTAMEKATRALYYQTKSLEESYGTALEALRMVEEALRVEKAKYAAGMSTQTKVFEAEVNVAQAQEAVDELIRNHAYLKLAFEKPWAMQTASGN, encoded by the coding sequence ATGCGAAAACTGAATTTGTTGCTTTTGGCGCTTTTCCTGAGCTATAGCATGGTCTTCCCTGCTGCCGCAACGGCTGCAGATGGAAAGGTTCAAAAGATAACACTTCAGGAAGCAGTCGAAATGGCGCTGCAACACGACCAAGGCGTTAAAAAGGCTGAAGTGGAAGTACGCAGTACAGAGGCCCTTCGCGATAATGTAGCCGATAATGTAAAAAGCATCCCGCCGCAGGGATGGGCAGCTCCTGACCCAGTTACAGCAACGAAAGTGCAGGCTACCTGGGTAAATCTTTTATCTTCAGATTTAGCTTGGCGCATGAGCAAAAAAAATCTGGAAGCAACCCGGGACACATTGGTGCTAAAAGTCTGCAAGAGCTACTGGGATGTTCAGGTGGCGCAGGAAAAGCTATCCCTTCAAGAAAAGTTAATGCAGCAGGCCATAAAAAAATTGCAGGAAGCCCGTGCCGGGCAGAGAGCTGGTACTTTGTCCCCTGCAGAGATAGTTATGGCTGAGGCGCAGTGGGAACAAGCAAAAAAGAACTACGAAGCTGCACGACAGAACTTAAATGACGCCTACAATACTTTTAACAACATGGTTGACCTCCTCCCAGATGAGCGACCGTTGTTAGTTGACACTCCAGATTATCAGCCACTGAACATTAATAGCCTGGACGCAGAAGTTGATAGGGTTCTCACTGAATCACCTGCAGTATGGGCAGCAAAGCAGCAAATCGATATCAAAAAGTGGGCATCTGACATCATTTATGATGGCCAGGGTAATGTGATACCTTACAAATCGCGGCAAGCTGAAGTAGAAGCGGCCGAATATGATTATGCCAGTGCTAAAACAGCGATGGAAAAAGCGACACGCGCTCTGTATTACCAAACGAAAAGTTTGGAGGAAAGCTATGGTACGGCCTTAGAAGCATTGCGCATGGTCGAAGAAGCGCTGCGCGTTGAAAAAGCGAAATATGCTGCCGGCATGAGCACTCAAACTAAAGTTTTTGAAGCAGAAGTTAACGTCGCCCAGGCTCAGGAAGCTGTTGACGAGTTAATTCGTAACCATGCTTATTTAAAGCTAGCATTCGAAAAACCCTGGGCTATGCAGACGGCTAGCGGCAATTAA
- a CDS encoding carbohydrate ABC transporter permease, translated as MLTLRRFLTFVSILLMIIWSIFPVMWMVLTSLKPERIAFAVPPVWVFKPTFESYASVLQSADFIPYFWNTLIIALTTSALSTGFGALSAYSFARFKFKGITVLPLFYLVIRMIPRAVFVLPYYIIVSKLGLLNTRSALIASYVTFALPFAIWMMIGFFKEIPTELEEAGMVDGCNRLMVFLKVVLPLVAPGLAATAIFSFLLGWNEFLYSLILGGPDSRTLPVIIAGFDTDRGVMWGPMTAGATLIMLPALIFGLLTQKHIVRGLTSGAVKG; from the coding sequence GTGCTGACCCTAAGGCGTTTTTTAACGTTTGTTTCAATTTTGCTAATGATCATATGGTCGATTTTCCCTGTGATGTGGATGGTTCTTACTTCATTAAAACCAGAGCGGATTGCTTTTGCTGTTCCTCCTGTCTGGGTTTTTAAACCCACCTTTGAATCCTACGCCTCGGTACTGCAAAGCGCAGATTTTATTCCTTATTTCTGGAACACATTAATCATTGCTCTGACGACCAGCGCTTTATCGACGGGGTTTGGGGCTTTGTCCGCCTACAGTTTTGCACGGTTTAAATTCAAGGGGATAACTGTCCTCCCCCTTTTTTACCTGGTAATACGGATGATTCCCAGGGCGGTTTTTGTACTTCCTTATTATATTATTGTATCCAAACTGGGATTACTTAACACGCGTTCGGCATTGATAGCTTCTTATGTAACTTTTGCTTTACCCTTTGCTATTTGGATGATGATTGGCTTTTTCAAAGAAATTCCGACTGAACTCGAAGAAGCTGGGATGGTTGACGGGTGCAACCGCCTAATGGTCTTTTTGAAGGTAGTTCTTCCCCTGGTAGCCCCCGGCTTGGCTGCCACGGCAATATTCTCCTTTTTATTAGGTTGGAATGAGTTTCTATACTCCCTGATTTTAGGGGGACCTGATTCGCGGACCCTGCCGGTAATTATAGCCGGGTTTGATACCGACCGGGGTGTTATGTGGGGCCCAATGACTGCAGGCGCTACTTTAATTATGCTACCCGCTTTGATATTTGGACTCCTTACTCAAAAGCACATCGTGCGGGGGTTAACTTCGGGAGCGGTAAAGGGGTAG
- a CDS encoding TIM-barrel domain-containing protein, translating into MQEQLTVDRNMQLGGLTTPYKAESGLEFIEKVIACNIEGKDVILNVETTNGEKSAVILRGYISGIVQVTLVPQGEVVAGRFSLVKNKAEQVAPVLRENEGQVCIDYNNFKLIINKAPWEMTCLNNDDNLILKEHRSDTDLYGNRRVKWLGYQRTNGGVSKVFNAFYAAYDEHFYGTGEKFIPLDKRGARIENWNFNTWGSTNERSYKNIPFFMSTRGYGLFIDTTCRTKFDFASGLESSISLTIEAEDTILDYYIILGPEFPSIIEKYTEMTGRAVVPPKWSFGLWMSRFGYRSRKEVEEVVSKLREYVIPADVIHLDPYWMKDRMYADLIWDEEAFPNPEEMIKNLKNMGFHVCLWVHPWIPKDSPVFKEAAEKGYFAKRKDETTYIFIPTIPGDKPNPCGIVDFSNPEARAWYKKRLKELIAMGVRAFKTDFGEAIPEDACFYEGSGRYIHNKYPLLYNSLFYEAFAECGVQGLVWQRSGWAGIQNWPVSWSGDMLCNFPSFVCTIWGGLNYALSGVPFWSSHSAPCEQLKMIFRCRRK; encoded by the coding sequence ATGCAAGAACAATTAACGGTTGACCGCAACATGCAGTTAGGAGGTTTAACTACGCCCTATAAAGCGGAAAGCGGGCTAGAATTTATTGAGAAGGTCATTGCTTGTAACATCGAAGGAAAAGATGTGATTTTAAATGTTGAGACAACTAATGGTGAGAAATCTGCAGTTATCTTACGCGGTTATATTTCCGGTATAGTACAGGTCACTCTCGTTCCCCAGGGGGAAGTCGTTGCCGGTAGATTTAGCCTAGTAAAAAATAAAGCGGAGCAGGTTGCTCCTGTATTAAGGGAAAACGAGGGGCAGGTATGTATAGATTATAATAACTTTAAGCTAATCATTAATAAAGCCCCGTGGGAGATGACGTGTCTTAACAACGACGATAATTTGATCCTAAAAGAGCATCGTTCCGACACCGATCTTTATGGCAACCGTCGGGTTAAATGGCTTGGCTACCAGCGGACAAATGGGGGCGTAAGTAAGGTTTTCAATGCGTTTTATGCGGCTTATGATGAACATTTTTATGGTACCGGAGAAAAATTCATACCCTTAGACAAGCGAGGGGCAAGAATTGAAAACTGGAACTTTAATACTTGGGGGTCAACTAATGAACGCTCCTATAAAAATATCCCTTTCTTTATGAGTACCAGAGGTTATGGACTATTCATTGACACCACATGCCGGACAAAATTCGATTTTGCCAGCGGCCTGGAAAGCTCTATCTCGTTAACTATTGAAGCCGAGGATACAATTTTAGACTATTATATAATCCTCGGACCCGAATTTCCCAGCATCATCGAGAAATACACAGAAATGACGGGAAGGGCGGTTGTTCCACCAAAATGGTCATTTGGGCTTTGGATGTCCCGCTTTGGTTACAGAAGCAGAAAGGAAGTTGAAGAGGTAGTAAGTAAACTAAGGGAGTACGTCATACCTGCCGACGTAATTCATCTGGATCCTTACTGGATGAAAGACAGGATGTACGCTGATTTAATATGGGATGAAGAAGCTTTCCCTAATCCTGAAGAAATGATTAAAAACTTAAAAAATATGGGGTTTCATGTGTGCCTCTGGGTCCATCCGTGGATTCCTAAAGATAGCCCCGTTTTTAAGGAAGCAGCGGAAAAAGGTTACTTTGCCAAAAGGAAAGATGAAACAACCTATATCTTTATCCCTACCATTCCCGGGGATAAACCCAACCCTTGCGGAATAGTTGACTTTTCCAACCCTGAGGCTAGAGCCTGGTATAAAAAGAGGCTAAAAGAATTGATTGCTATGGGGGTAAGGGCTTTTAAAACTGATTTTGGCGAAGCCATCCCTGAAGACGCCTGTTTTTACGAAGGCAGTGGCCGTTATATCCACAATAAATACCCGTTGCTTTATAACAGCCTTTTTTATGAAGCCTTTGCGGAATGCGGTGTCCAGGGGCTAGTTTGGCAACGGTCTGGTTGGGCTGGAATACAAAATTGGCCTGTTTCCTGGAGCGGCGATATGCTTTGTAATTTTCCGTCCTTCGTTTGCACCATTTGGGGCGGTCTCAATTATGCCTTGTCAGGGGTTCCTTTCTGGAGCTCACATTCCGCACCCTGTGAGCAACTAAAAATGATTTTTAGGTGCAGAAGAAAATAA